TGGAAACTCAAAGTGCTAGATGTCAGGATTGCTGTAATGCAGCGTGACCCAAACTGCAGCAGACGGGAGACAGAAGGTGAGTACAAGAATATTATTCCATAAACCAAATAAACACACTCACAAGGGAGTGATAACACTGAGCAACAGGAAAGTGCTAAACGAAGTGCACAGGCCGCAGAACTTCTTTTGCAGACAAATTAGGCGTAGCAGTACGCAGAAACAATGAACAATGTCAGACAGACACCGCCGGACTAAATcagagcctgattggcaaccgggcTCAGGTGTGCCTCGGTTACCAATCAGGTAGCAGGTGTAGATGCCTTCGCATGGAAAGAGGAAGTGAATATAGCAAAATAAGAGCACATGACAGGAACTAAAAAACCACACAGAGAAAAAGCCAACATAAGTCCAGGGCGATAAACAAGAAACAATTTAaatgcagagccggcccaaggcataagcgtactaagcgcttgcttagggccccgcggccaccagggggcccccaaaagcaattaacaaaaaattattattttttattttttgcatgtacgagtctgactgatgatttccaaatgatcaaagatatattattgtacaaaaacacaatttaaggtcaacatttttgcacattgctgtttcaggtttttgttaccaaaaataataaagtgaatcagaatcagctttattgtccagttatgtttaacacacatggaatttaacttcagtagactgcgctctctttgtacaaagtaaacattaaatatgaacaattaactaaaaatataaactagtaattaaagactaatatgtacaagactgatgagacaagatgacacttttactgtaaatacaaagctttatcacttggactgttcaaccccaggccactcttgtagctgaatgttttctacattttaagattaggaaccatatgtggcactctggacatcattcgttcattcattggtattatttatgttcttaactgggccacccccatatctttataaatgacatgtcatttgtaaagacatgccaggctgacaataggataatgtaaacaacactgccagagccgcaatgagtttatatattatttatatattattggcagaaatagagggccccaaaatcaaattttgcttagggccccatggaggcttgggccggcactgtttaaatgtgatcaaaaactaataataaagtaaTACGTAGCAACAAATAAGTTAAAAAGATTACCTAGACAAGACTTTTAAAGGGAAACTGAACTTTTTGGGGGaagtttgcctatcgttcacgatcattatgaaagacatgacggatggatttttaatcaatcaaagtcaatcaaagtttacttatctaaatccctaaatcacgagtgtctcaaaggctgcacaagccacaacgacgtcctcggctcagatcccacatcaggacaagaaaaaactcaacccaatgggatgacaatgagaaaccttagaggatccccccccccccccccccccccccccccccgtgtggaccggtgcaatggacttccagtggatctagcataatattgtgagagtccagtccatagtggatctaacacagacctgggcattctgcggccgcGGGccactttgtgcgtccctgtccggcccgcgtgaggccaatcataaattacaaaataaattttaaaaagtatctatgtcgagtgtgcaatacaacggtgctgcttttgttttgaaaatcgttatttgtattacttccgtgtggacgtatgcgcgtgagtgaatgtgaacagcggcaatcacaaattacaaaataaagtttaaaaaacatctatgtcgtgcgcgcaatacaactgtgctgcttttattttgaaaagtgttatttatgggcgtatgtccgggtgtaacctgtgagtgaaggtgcacagcgacaagtgatgagacgctaaaaagagaaaagttgatgacgaatggcgtgtttccaacaagacatggactgccaagtatttctttatagaaattaaaggtaaagccgtgtgcttaatgtgtggtacacagcttgctgtgtttaaagaacataatttgaatcgccactacccctgcaaaaaatgttctatagaatctctatagaaatatatagaacgctatagaatttcgtcggaatttctttagaactgaagattctatagaatatgtattcaaaattctatagaaattctatagacatcagcttcatgtgctggaaggtcttttcactgttctatagagctgggaattctatagaatatcctatagaaattctatagacattacattatctgatgaaaagtccatagattgttctatagaactgggcattctatagaatgtctaacagaaattctatagacattactttatctgctgaaaggtctatagattgttctatagaactgggcattctatagaatgtctaacagaaattctatagacattatcctttatctgctgaaagttctatagattgttccatggaataaaattctataaaatggcagcagcgctatcaccatagcattgattaatctcattacggtaagttgattcaccagacttcagcttgttttttgaacaatgcaggatgtctctctcaattatgaaaatgttaattttgtatcattcaaaattgtgaggtgtcatttcaaggcggacacccagaacttcggcagactttatttttaaaagtatatttattccaataaatcaatttatttttatttttagagtttttgagttatctataagtaaaaagtgtgaatattttcgtaacttacttttttatgtgataaaattaattttattggacttccaacataaattgatttagcaaaactcagttcaaatgTTTAagtcagacctaaaacgtcaggacccgcccacgtacctgcatgcagctgtggacgaacaagcccagacacgtttcttcacggagcccaataggaaaacactttaccgaactcatgtaagtaacaatttatattgttaaaagtcagtatttgccaggatttaaatttatacattttcaaaagcatggttcaatgttatatttagtttactacttttcccgccgtaacattacaacccccccccccccaaacacgatagatagaactgctctcgttttgttataaaataacaaaactgttttaaggctgcaatcacaaccaaattcatgtatagttggtaataatcgcgttgtatcaatgtttctcatatccgacactaataagtgcgaatatgtttcaaatcaacttttttttttaaattatttatttttccccttcgCGTTTGCCGTAGTTGCAAAGCAGATTTCGCGGGCAGTTTGAGTTGGTGATGGCGGCCACAACGTCCATGTTGACTTCACTCGCTCTTTCTAAACTGCTCAAGTCACGTCGGAGTTCATTGACGGTAACTTTGTTGGCTTAaacatcacatttaggtttagggtcttctaggcgcgatgcgagacgtcacaagcgggctaacgttgagccaaacagcagcttcgaggcacgggcggaaatggtgagctagcaaaactagcttcatttattattattattagtattattatcatccctccattgtttgtaacgtcaggcttgtgtgatcacacagagaaggagtttggcccccagtcaggtcgccaaacggaagcaaggggaggatgatcatcgagacgaaatatattatattaaccacgagcggttctcgagagaagatgaatggagaaaattgggacagtgatgaagaagtccaagttccatggccactcaacaaagcaggaggaaggaagcagtcacaaaccaaatacgtggcaagaattctgagatttggtggtaattaataaacagttgaaaacttttcaattcaattcagtaaaaattatacgttttaccagaagtacattaaatatctatatatctatattttaatatagatatatttaatgtacttctggttttacaccttgaactttcgactttgtttatgtaaagttaaatttaattaatataattttttttcttccatgattgatagtaatttctcatcagtgcagccctggtatactgaatgtttcaatctgcaatgctgaggtgattgtcatgatagtacagacttaaccttgacaattttttaatatggctgtaagcctgtaaataagggaaagtaaggtgaaatttgtttctcgctgaggtgaatttctgaatcatcagaactgtaggtataccaaagtaatttagtgataacaatctgctgctgaaatgtatgactaactgtacagtttaatttagcttaatgtggcacatatttgtttttacacagaagacacatgtgaactgacgccatatttgaaagccgctcaggatggcaaggatgtaccccttactggtgatttggaatatggcagaggcacgagaaacaaacagccaaagtcttggtcatcagacagtgagagcaaggatgaaagtgacgaggagactctatctgacagacagcaggtacttttatttcagtggtgcatgttgtcgcgatatgaccgaaatagtgttgaaagcgacgttaaacgttaattcactcactcactatttcagtggtgtttcaactgtgtgaggttttgtaggattcaatcccatacttttgaagtaccttgtcagtttttctttatcataaaagttaatcacatcatgtttcattgtaggctttaaagttattgaatattttgattcaattcgaccaactcagacagaataatattcaagacaaattgaggtgttgacagactttctgcatgtactcgaaaatctatcatttctgcaaacatatttcttcacttcaatggcatataaaagaactgaacacgttttcttgttaatcttgatttttcagaagaaaaagaggaaagtaagccgtacagctgtgggatatgatgctcgggcacaattgaaggcccaacttgctgctgtgagtacatgaatagaatagaataggattttattggttaatcaaagcaccctctcgaggcaaacaatcacaagtgcctagcattcatttgaaatcgaggacgtaaaaattgcatccctggcaactggtttaaaacacaagtttatacttttacttatatgaaaataacactacaaatacctgatgaacagtgcctcctgtgtgaatggcttactgctacatgtacatgtagcatattcaaatgaatgtgcctacaaggttgcttatacatgtaaaacttatatggtgctgtcagggccgtatccaggacaaattgcttccggaaaacatatgagcgcccaaattaatcataatacaaattatttcatttgatttactattttgacattttcagctgggaagaacttcaccgaaagatacatgtacagaaatggaatccctgaagaaggaagtcctccagttgagagaggaaaacaaatcccttcgagatgcattgagggttgttgaaggtaggttttcttattctagaagtatgttattgtaattatcataggttgatggaaaatatgcttacatgtcgatgtatgaaataactttcttattactgtattttcatctaactttggcctacgggtattgtcgtcatgtacggctgtccatccgtcaccgcaatatttacagaatcgtttcatgtacggaaaccaaacttgttacatctatttatcttagtgtaacaagaagcctatcgaaaatgagtcgtctcggacaatattttccagagttatgccccttttttccaataaaaatccatttatgatttgggataatttcagaactgttgcatatacaacatcctaagttgtgatgtcctcccctctaaataaggggaggccatatggtacttgtttgtttgtctgtctgtccgtccgtttttgtgtgtttctcttatattagcaagagttacgtcccttccttcttgatattttgtctcagctggatatctgattaatacttgaccgacaaatattaaatcttcgcgtggtcaggatgaattaatatatatggttatatatatttttcatctttgattgcttccttaccatgtttcccttgacttgaacaagattcctatcaaaatacccttacattatgatagctggggttagagccgagcggtttggatatcgccagcttcatgttattaatgtatttttttttttattgtgtctgcatcacaatgtacttttttctattaaaggacttcctggcctgctaatgaagatggacgacttatcacgtcaggcaacaatactatcagctcgacgtcctgctgtcgctctgccagagaggagctggccaacagcagcttgacaggaaaaaaatccaatgcttttaaggataagcatgagaaaccaaaactggatgacaagaaagtgtctgctattattggtgagtataagttaaatcaatctgattaaaaccatatccacatcagggaagtggatctgacccttttcctatctccaagtcgttccgtgatcgtttggcatgaagtatagatatccatagcttccagtctgcttggtccatgaattgactgcgagatgttcgttttgacagatttataggcatgggtggtcacattagctttgatctcgtcggaaaccaacatcaagtgacaaagcaaaaaccgcagcgcacggatatctacacctttttctcgtttgatatcttatatcggcattctccgccttactatttaacaactagcgtcgggaatttccgtgagttctgctgcaagttgagaagtgaacgacttttagatagggaatgtgtcagatccccttcccgatgtggatatggtttcaatcagattgaagttaaatatttttattagaattctattaatgcactttcgtgattgttcgaacgccattggggacacccatcaagtacacaacaagattcacaagaaagtgaaatcctgaaaataatttgaaaaatatttcacacactgaatggattttctatatagctaatgaatagtgtacatgcactgtcagaatttgatacagatttgttgcagttcgtaaagcctggcatgattgcaccacatatgattttgtgtgcgtcaagcagtgcaagtgccttacagcatagaaacgcgtgatatgcaatgtatgcagtgtgttgactatccattgcattgattaaatgatagacatcactctctttatcgagctgaaaaatgccataatgtaactcattgcatgacagctagtgtcttggtgtctgcagacactaattctggtatattttattgatctttcagattttgtgaagaagctccatccctcaagtgaagcaaatgtgataaagaaaatcattggagtgaaactgaacattgcgcagaaaatgggaaaaaaagaaggcctcagaaacaaattctgctggacgtctagccgtctctaacagtcggggaagcgcggtgatcatgttgatttatgctgctgacatttatttattacgtcaagatttgagttacatgtatataataaatacaagtcaacattcattcaactgcaatatttgtctttctccattgccagtgttagaccacagattttgtagaatgcctgcccaatcatttctacatcattctgaaccgtattccacagaaagccattccataggagcctgttctatagaactactctttagaactttcttctatagcactattctttagaggagatctatagaaccattctttagaaccctgttctatagaaccattctttagaaccctgttctatagaaccattctttagaaccctgttctatagaaccattctttagaaccatgttctatagaaccattctttagaatcctgttctatagaacttcggtcctaaagttcattagaaattctatagagatattctttagaaattctatagaacttcggtcctaaagttcattagaaattctatagagatattctttagaaattctatagaacattttttgcagggacatgacgaagcacgaggaaaaataccggaatctgtccgatgaagagcgtgcaagggaggctgatgcgtttatggtaaaactgcaaacccaacaaggactttttgccatatttcacacccccagagatgcagccgtcaggacaagtttcgtcatttctcacaaaatcgccagaaaaagtaaagcgttttctgacggagagtttattaaggagtgcttattggactctgttgcactgatataacaggtgtgaacaagtcattacctgtggttgtcccttttaattgactgcatggctgccagctcctttgtgatttgaaagtcagcagttatcccacgtaagaagatgagcagctgggcggtgttactacatctctcatccaaagccagcgaaaaacagtcaaagtcggctgttctgttcttcagctgaagctccaagtttcaggtgttgtgccggataatgcacccccggcgtagactgcaccccctgacgggagtgttatatcaactaaagcccacacttaaagtttccacgtgcaagattgaatctatttaaaaaagttatttaataagaagccaaaagtgcaaaaacaataatgttcgtgttggaggagttgtgaatgattcATTCAGAAGAATTCAttctgcagcacggatttcatatttcattcattcagaatgaatgaatgaaatatgaaatccgtgctgcagtcgctgcttggccacaacattaggtacacctgcagactgcagcacggatttcatatttcattcattcacaactcctccaacacgaacattgtttttgcacttttggcttctaattaaataacttttttaaatagattcaatcgtggaaactttaagtgtgggctttagtagatataacactcccgtcagggggtgcattctacgccgggggtgctttatccggcacaacacctgaaacttggagcttcagctgaagaacagaacggccgactttgactgtttttcgctggctttggatgagagatgtagtaacaccgcccagctgctcatcttcttacatgggataactgctgactttcaaatcacaaaggagctggcagccatgcagtcaattaaaagggacaaccacaggaaatgacttgttcacataggtaaatgcggacatgttaggactgaaatgggacaagctggcaggtgtgacaacagatggttgtccaaatctgacggggaaaatgttggacttttaaaaaggatgcaggataaactttaaattaaccctgtgcagaaatggacatttttgcattgtattgtacatcagagagtgtagtgtaagacagtgttaaaaataaatctgcttttgtataaagttaggttaaatgaaagtattattattattaattattattattattgttatttatcttacggtttaTCAAAAATAATAgtgagcaaaatgtaattgaaatattgtcgatgtggccctccagcagtgctcaggttgctcatgcggccccccgtaaaaattaattgcccacccctgatctaacataatagtgtgagagtccagtccatagtggatctaacataatagtgtgagagtccagtccatagtggatctaacataatagtgtgagagtccagtccatagtggatctaacataatagtgtgagagtccatagtgaggccagcaggagatcatcttgagtcgagacaggtcagcagcgcagagacgtccccaactgatgcagatgagtggtccaccctgggtcccgactttggacagctagcgcgtcatctgtggtcaccgaatctgtgccccccccccctctccacaaaggagagggggggcagagcagaaaagaaacggcagatcaactgatctaaaaggggggtctatttaaaggctagagtatacaaatgagttttaagatgggacttaaatgcttctactgaggtagcatctccaactgttaccgggagggcattccagagtactggagctcgaatagaaaacgcactatagcccgcagacttttttggggctctgggaatcactaataagccggagttctttaaaCGCAgattatggtacaatacaatcagcaagataggatggagctagaccgtatagtaatttatatgtaagtagtaaaaccttaaagtcacatcttaagtgcacaggaagccagtgcaggtgagccagtataggtgtaatatgatcaaactttcttgttcttgtcaaaagtctagcagccgcattttgtaccaactgtaatcttttaatgctagacatagggagacccgaaaataatacgttacagtaatcgagacgagacgtaacgaacgcatgaatgatGATCTCATCGTccctagtggacaaaatgaaacgaattttagcgatattacggatatgaaagaaggccgttttagtcacactcttaatgtgtgactcaaacgagagagttgggtcgaagataatacccagattgtttacagagtcgccttgtgtaattgtttggttgtcaaatattaaggtggtattattaaataggtgtcagtgtttagcaggaccgataatcagcatttccgttttcttagcgttgagtttcaaaaagttagcggacatccattgtttaatttcattaagaaatGCCTCCAGCTggtctggcgtgttggtcatgtagagttgggtgtcatcagcataacagtgaaagctaacaccgtatttgtgtatgatgtcagctagcggcagcatgtagatgctgaagagtgcagggccaagaaccgaaccctgtggaactctgcacgttaccttaacatactctgaggtcacattgttatgggactgcatcctgtcagtaagataggagttaggctggccatattgtgaaatcccaaaaagaggacacatatatgcgtgccaagacgggcagcacgccaaggccgagactaggtgaaaatttgccaatgatactcgaacttgctttataaataatatatttatttaaataaagcattttttcttctctgttgacagcagtgttggcgctaggaattttcaaaatggggtcccaaggaccccatcaagtcataaaaatggggtcccacagtacatttttggagtcccacttttttgtaagcgtttttaaaacaaatgataaacgtatgcattgtcctgttatatctcacattctatgttgtgttttggaaaaaggttgtcataaacgttacttaattcattttttaaaaaaaatacaaaagaaaacaaatgtgtatgcatatgtaaatgtattccgttataaacattcattcacttttttctttccttcatggatctaaactttaccgctgctggtagttttttctatgtttttatttattaagttgtaggtgtatttatttcagtataaaagtgtaaaaagtgttttgcttcggtcatgaaatgatgatattggtgtgccagggcatacatacattttatatttaacgcttaaatcaacttcagatctattcctcatttcaaaatgttttagtttttttatgttgtttttttgttttccgcccttttttgtcaaacaaaactgttttttatggcaaacacacaaaatatgcaaaatcttccaccaaaaatatttttcaaagtggaatatttgatgtgaagtaatcggaacctttgataggtcaataattcataataatattgattttgattcaatattatgtttttagcaatgaccatttgaaagaaaaaaaccagctttgttttattagtcaacattgcaactgtttctaaattatatttcacctgtaagcttttttatttcacttttgttatgtttttgtttattttaatag
This is a stretch of genomic DNA from Nerophis lumbriciformis linkage group LG06, RoL_Nlum_v2.1, whole genome shotgun sequence. It encodes these proteins:
- the LOC133610681 gene encoding uncharacterized protein, with product MIIETKYIILTTSGSREKMNGENWDSDEEVQVPWPLNKAGGRKQSQTKYVARILRFGEDTCELTPYLKAAQDGKDVPLTGDLEYGRGTRNKQPKSWSSDSESKDESDEETLSDRQQKKKRKVSRTAVGYDARAQLKAQLAALGRTSPKDTCTEMESLKKEVLQLREENKSLRDALRVVEGLPGLLMKMDDLSRQATILSARRPAVALPERSWPTAA